The genomic stretch GCCGGCGTGGTGATCGCCATCAAGGGCAATGAGGGTTCGACCCACCGCGCCCGCGAGGCCCGCTACAACGCCGGCAACGCCGTCTCGCACGGCCTGCCCTATGGCGCCGCCATCGCCGCCCTGACGGTCAATCCGGCCAAGATCTTCGGCATGGCCGGACAGTTCGGCCAGATCGCGCCGGGCGCCGCCGCCGACGTGGTGGTCTGGTCCGGCGACCCGCTGGAGCCGCTCAGCCAGGCCTCGGCCGTCTTCATCGACGGGGTCGAACAACCCCTGACCAGCCGCGCCCTGCTGCTGCGCGACCGTTATCGTCAACAGACGCCGATGCCGCCGGCCTATCGCAACTGACGGCCTTTACGGTCTGAAGGGAAAGGGCGGGACCGCAGGGTTCCGCCCTTTTTCGTCTCCGCCTACCGGGCCAGAAAACGCAGAACCGTGCGCGCCAGCCGGCCCGCCGCCCCGTCCCACGGCGGCCCCAGACGCTCAAAGGCGTTCACCGGCCCCGCGTCATAGACCGCCCGCGCGTGGCTGAAGCGTTTGAAGCCCTCAGGCCCGTGATAGGCGCCCAGGCCGCTGGGGCCGACCCCGCCGAACGGCAGGTCGTTCTGGGCGATATGGAGCATGGTCCCGTTCAGGGTCACCCCGCCCGACAGGCCGGCGCCCAGGATCCGGTCGCGCGTCCGCGCCTGGTTGGTGAAACCGTACAGGGCCAGGGGCCGGGGCCGGGCGGCCACGAAGGCCAGGGCCTGGTCCAGGGTCTCATAGCCGACCACCGGCAGGACCGGGCCGAAGATCTCCTCCTGCATCAGCAGGCCGTCGGTCGGCGGGTTCAGCACCAGGGTCGGGGCGATCTTGCCCCCCTCTGCGGCCGCATCCGGGTGTTCCAGCACCTCGGCCCCCGCCGCCCGCGCCGCCGCCACCGCCTCGCGCAGCCGCACCCGGTGGCCTTCGCTGATCACCCCGCTGTAGTCGGGATTGTCCTGAAGGGTCGGATAGGCCCGGCGCGCCTGATCCAGCACCGCCTCGGCGAAGGCCCGGACCTGCCCGGCCGGAACCAGGGCGTAGTCGGGGGCGATACAGGTCTGGCCCGCGTTCAGGAATTTGCCGAAGGCGATCGACCGCGCCGCCTTGTCCAGCGGATAGTCGGGCGCCACCACGGCCGGCGACTTGCCCCCCAGCTCCAGCGTCACCGGGGTCAGGTTCTCCGCCGCCGCCCGCATCACCTCGCGCCCCACCCGCGTCGATCCGGTGAAGACCAGATGGTCGAAGGCCAGACCCGAAAAGGCCTGGGCCACATCGACCCCGCCGTTGACCGCGGTCAGGACCGCCGGATCGAACCGCTCGGCCACAGCGGCCTCCAGCAGGGCGCCGAAGGCGGGCGTCAGTTCGGACGGCTTGATCATCACCCGATTGCCCGCCGCCAGGGCGTCCACCGTCGGCCCCAGGGCCAGCAGCAGCGGATAGTTCCACGGCGCGATTACCCCGACGACGCCCAGGGGCTCATGCCGGATCCAGGCCCGCGACGGCTGGAACATCAGGTCCACCGGCCGCCGCTCGTCGCGCATCCACCGCCCCAGATGGGCGCGCGCATGGTCCAGGCTGCGGATCAGGGGCGTGACCTCCAGCAGCCCCGTCTCCACCGCCGACCGCGCCCCGAAATCCGCATCTATGGCCCGCGCAAAGGCCTCGCGCCGCTCCAGCACCAGGGCCTTCAGCGCCCCCAGCCGGTCGCGCCGCACCTGCGCCGACGCAGCCCCCTCCGCCCGCGACGCCGCGTGCTGAAGCCCGAACCGGTCCGAGAGCCCGTGGTGTGTCATCTTATCCAGACCCTTCGCCGCGCCGGCCGAAAACCGCCCGACCGCCCCCGCTTCTCAGACCCGCCCCGGCCGGGGTCAAGCCCCGACTCCTCCCCTTCTGGGGGAGGGGGCGCGGCGCGTCTTCCGCGCCGTGACGGAGAGGGTGCGTCCGCAACACAGGCGCCCTCTTGCGGACCGCTGCGATGCGGGTCCAAATGGGTGGCTGACGACTGCGGGAGGGCAGACGATGTCGAAACTGAAGATTGCCTTATGGGCAGCCGTCGCCGCCTTCGTTCACGGGACTTTCCGAACCAGTTTTCCGCCTGAATGGGGCGGACAGCCCGGCCTGTTCGCCCTGGTCGTCGTGGCCATCCCGACGCTCGCCTGGACCATCGAATATGTTCGTCGGCAGCGGCTCCAGAGCCGCGCTTAGGCGATAGACGTCAGAGCCAGACCGGCCACGCATGCGACTATTCCGAAACCCCTGGCTACAGGCCGTGCTCCTGGGCGCAGGCCTGTTCGTCCTCTCCCTGCTCATCAGAGCGGCGGCCAACATGGTCGTCGGCAGCTTCACCGCCGGCCCCAGTGCGCCGGACGCCATGGTCGCAGCCCAGGATACCGTCTCGCGGCTGGCCTATGGGTTTCTTCTGGGCGTGTTTCTGCCTGCAGTCATCGAGACGCCGTTTGTCGTCTGGGCCGTTCGGCGCGCCCGCGACGACGCCCCAAGCCTCGCGCTCGCCGTCATCATCGCGATCATTTCGGCGCTCGCCTGGCTGTTGCACGGCATGAGCCCCGGCTCGCTCGGCCAGGCGACAGCCTTCGCCGTCATGGCCTACGCCGCCTGGGCCTGGGGCCGACGGCTAGGACGACTTCGCGCCTACGCCCTGCCGACCCTGTCGCACGCCGTCTGGAACGGCATCGGCCTGGCCCTCTTTATGGCCAACCCAAGCTGAGCCCAGGCCGCCGACCGACCCGCCCCACACCCGCCACCTCCCCCTCTGGGGGAGGTGGCGCGGCGCGTCTTCCGCGCCGTGACGGAGGGGGCGCATCCGCACGACCGACGCCCCTGCGGCGTCCAGAGCCCCTCCGCCCCGCGAGGCGGGGAGGAGACGGGAGGCGCGCCAAGGTCTGCTTTCCGATCAGACGCGGATTTCACAAATCGACCCAGAGCAGACGTTGCCAACTTTTGATTGAGGCGTCATTTTCGATACACCTCAACATTCCTCCTTTAGTCGGGCCATCATGCATTTCAAATGGTCGCGGCGCATACTGTGGACCATGGCGGTTGTCGTCGTCGTTTTGGTCGGGTCAGCCAGCAGTGTGGTCAGGAACAATCAAAATCAGCAACCGCCCACAGCGAAAACCGAAGAAGAACGACGAGAACTGAACAGAATAGTATTTGATGCGGTGTGGGATCGACTTAGCCGGAGCTATTATGATCAATCGTACGGCGGAGTGGATGTAGCAAAGGCGCGCCAGAAATATCGCGATTCTGCGTTAGAGGCGGGCTCTGGTGCCGAGCTATATCTAGAAGCGCTTACACCGATGTTGGCTGAATTCAACCGCTCGCACTTATCGGCTATCCCGCCCCGAGGTGAAGTCCTTCCTGGCGGCGTAAGACTAAACATCCCGATAGTCCGGCGAGGAGTTAACCCTTGGCCGATGAGCCCCGACGACCAAGCCGGGCACGGCATGTCCATCGCATGGGACGGTCAAACTGCTGTCGTCGATGCCGTGAGGATGGGATCGCCTGCGGAAAAGCACGACATAGAGCCGGGTTCTCGTATCCGCCTGATAGAGATGAGGGGAACCACAAGAGACCGGCCTGACGGCGAAAGAAAGGGCATCTTCGTCGTCCAATCCGGCGCCCATCAACCACGTCGAGTTTCAATGACTTGGGGCCGAAGTCAGCCGCCCGCACAACGCAACTCGCAGTCCTTGCCTGACGGGGTGACCTTGATCCGCTTCGACAGCTTCACGCGCGAGAACATTGATTGGGCGCTGGCAACGATTGCAACCGCTGGCGCAAGCGGTGTCATCATTGATCTTCGCAGCAACGTCGGGGGACGGGTAGCTGAGCTTGATCGCTTCCTGGAGGCTATCCTAGCGCCCGGCGCAGCCACTGGAATCCGCGTAAAAGGTCACAGTCGTCGCATAGTACGAACATCCGCCAACAGCCGACCCTACACGGGTCCGGTTGCTGTCCTAATAGGTTTGAGGTCCGCCAGCGCGGCTGAGGCGACTGCCGTAGCAATACAAGTTAATCAGCGGGGCGTGATTTTGGGGCGGCGAAGTGCAGGAGCCCTTCTGACGTCCAATAGGTTCGATTTACCCGATGGTGGGCGCTTGATAGTGCCAGTTGAGGACTTCCGCTCACCCGATGGACGCCAGATCGAAGGTGTAGGCGTCACGCCGGACATCGAAGTTCAGGAAACACTGGCGTCTGTGCGCGCTGGCGATGATCTAGCGATCAATAAGGCCCGCGAGGTATTACGCGATGATCGCCGGAGGCAACGGACCAACTAGTATGTGGGACGTCTGCTACCCCCCTCTACGGACACCCCCAACGTCCGCTCGGCTTCATACCCCACTCTCGACGACCCGCCCCCGTCCGCGCTAGGTCAGGCCCATGCCGACCGCCCTCTACATCGACGCCGACGCCTGCCCGGTGAAGGAGGAGGTCTATCGCGTGGCGCGGCGCTATGGGCTGAAGACCTATGTGGTCTCCAACGGCTGGATGCAGGTCCCGCGCGAGGCCTTGATCGAACAGGTGGTGGTGGACGCCGGGCCGGACGTGGCCGACGACTGGATCGCCGAACGGGCGGGCGTGGGCGATGTGGTCATAACCGCCGACATCCCCCTGGCCGACCGCTGCCTGAAGTCGGGCGCCCAGGCGCTGAAGTCCAACGGACAGGCCTTCACCCCGGACTCGATCGGCTCGGCCCTGGCCGGGCGGATGGTGGGCGAGCATCTGCGGTCGATGGGGGTGGCGACGTCCGGCCCGCCGCCGTTTTCGGCCGCCGACCGGTCGCGGTTTCTTCAGGCCCTGGACCAGGCCGTGGTCAAGGCGCGCAGGGTCGCGACATGACGACCGTCATTCCCGAGGACGAGCTGGAGTTCCACTTCTACCGCGCCGGCGGACCGGGCGGCCAGAACGTCAACAAGGTCTCGACCGCCGTCCAGATGCGGTTCGACGTGAAGAACTCCCCCAGCCTGACCGAACCGGTCAAGGCGCGGCTGATGAAGCTGGCCGGCAGTCGGCTGACGCTGGAGGGGGTGATCCTGATCACCGCCGTCCGCCACCGCACCCAGGAGCGCAACCGCGCCGACGCGATGGAACGGTTGCAGGCCCTGGTAGACGAGGCCTCGATCCGCCCCGTCTTCCGCGTCCCGACCCGGCCCACCAAGGCCTCCAAGGAGCGCCGGCTGAAGGCCAAGACCAGCCGCGCCTCGATCAAGTCGGGACGCGGCCGCCCGACCTTGGATTAAAGACCCTGGATTAGCGGCCCTGGATCAACGGCGCGGCGGACGTCCGCCCCGACCGCCCCGCCCTTGGCCCGCCCCGCCCTGCACCGCCGTCTTGGGCAGGGTTTCGAGGGTCAGCACCCCGTCGTGGTCCTGGTCCAGCAGGGCGAACCAGCGCTCGCCCGCCGCCGTCCATTCCTCGGGCGTGATCTTCTGGTCGGCGTTGCGGTCGGCCGCCCGCACCGGCTGGGGCACGGACAGCAGTCCGGCGCGGGCCAGACGCTCGGTCCCGCCGCGATAGGGCTGGGCGCGCGGCTTGGCGCCGGACCCGCCGCCTTCCTGGCCGCCCATGCCGCCCATGCCGCCGCCCATCGGCCCGCCCATGCCGCCGTCCTGCTGGTCGCCGTTCAGGTTCATCTGGCCGCCGCCGGGGGGCCCGCCCCGACCAGAGCCCCGACCGCCACTCATCCCGCCGCCGGGGCCTCCGCCGGGCCCGCCGCCCATTCCCCCGCCCATGGCGGTGAAGGTGGCGTCGACCAGCCGCTCATAGGCGAAGATCTCGCCCGGGCCGACCAGGCCGTCGCCGTCCTGATCCAGGGTTGCGAACCAGCGCTGACCATCGGCGGCGAACTCTTCGGCGGTCAGCCGACCGTCGCTGTCGGCGTCGGCGTCGGCGAACCAGGCCGCCACCGGATAGGGCTCGCCGGGCTGGGAGACGAACAGCTCGCCATAGGGGCTGACGAAGATCTCCGACCGCTGCGGCGGCGGACCGCCTTCGGGGCCGCCGGGGCCTCCGCCCGGACCGCTCGCACAGGCGGAAAGCAGGGCCATCATGCCGAGGCCGGCGACGGAATATTTCATGTCTGAAACCCCAGAGGACGGAAAAAGCGCCGTCATTCCAGGGCTTAGCGCATCAGCTTGGCCTTAGGATGGCCCCCAGGCCTTGGTCGCCCAGCGCCCTAGCCTTCGACGGGTCGGAACCTCAGGGCGGCGATGCGGTCTTCGGGGTCGAACAGGATCATCCACTCGGTCACCTTGTTGTCGAAGGTGATGCGGAACAGCTGGGCGTCGCCCTCGGCCTTCTGGAACTCGACCGTGCGCACGGCGCCGAAGCTCTTGATCAGGGGGCTGATCTCGGGCGACAGCTGGCGCATCCGGGTCGCCAGATCGGGGGTGAAGACCGAATAGTCGAAGCCCGCGCCCTGAACCGCCGCGATCACGCTGCGCAGGGCCGCCTCGGCCCGGGCGATGTCCGGCGCCTGGCCCTCCACCGATGCGGGGGCCGGAGCGGGCGCAGGGGCAGGGGTTGCGAAGGCGTTGGGCACCGAGCCCGCCGAGGCCTGGGCCAGGGCCGCCGAGGGCGCCGCAAAGAGGGGCGCCGCAAACAGGGCGGCGGCGAGAACCGTCTTGATCAGTTGGGTCTTCATGCGAAGCCTCCGGTCAGTGCAGATAGGGCCAGATCGACAGACCCAGGGCCGTCAGGGCCGCGACCACCGCGACCGTGATTGAAGCCGTCACCCAAGCGGGAGTTCCCGACTTTTCGATGACCACCGTCGCCGGACGCGGCGGGTCCTGCACCAGACGCGAAATGGCCCGCGCCGCCGCGATCATCTCGTTCAGGGCGTCGCGCGCCTGGGCCTGGGGCCCCAGCTCGCGACGGATCCAGCGTTCGACCACCGGCTGGGCGGCCTTCCACAGGTCGTGGTCGGGTTGAAGGCGACGCGCCACCCCCTCGACCGAGACCATCGTCTTCTGAAGCAGGATCAGCTCGGGCCTCAACCGCATGTCGAACAGGGCGGTGATCTCGAACAGCTGG from Brevundimonas sp. SL130 encodes the following:
- a CDS encoding S41 family peptidase codes for the protein MHFKWSRRILWTMAVVVVVLVGSASSVVRNNQNQQPPTAKTEEERRELNRIVFDAVWDRLSRSYYDQSYGGVDVAKARQKYRDSALEAGSGAELYLEALTPMLAEFNRSHLSAIPPRGEVLPGGVRLNIPIVRRGVNPWPMSPDDQAGHGMSIAWDGQTAVVDAVRMGSPAEKHDIEPGSRIRLIEMRGTTRDRPDGERKGIFVVQSGAHQPRRVSMTWGRSQPPAQRNSQSLPDGVTLIRFDSFTRENIDWALATIATAGASGVIIDLRSNVGGRVAELDRFLEAILAPGAATGIRVKGHSRRIVRTSANSRPYTGPVAVLIGLRSASAAEATAVAIQVNQRGVILGRRSAGALLTSNRFDLPDGGRLIVPVEDFRSPDGRQIEGVGVTPDIEVQETLASVRAGDDLAINKAREVLRDDRRRQRTN
- a CDS encoding YaiI/YqxD family protein, whose product is MPTALYIDADACPVKEEVYRVARRYGLKTYVVSNGWMQVPREALIEQVVVDAGPDVADDWIAERAGVGDVVITADIPLADRCLKSGAQALKSNGQAFTPDSIGSALAGRMVGEHLRSMGVATSGPPPFSAADRSRFLQALDQAVVKARRVAT
- a CDS encoding coniferyl aldehyde dehydrogenase; the encoded protein is MTHHGLSDRFGLQHAASRAEGAASAQVRRDRLGALKALVLERREAFARAIDADFGARSAVETGLLEVTPLIRSLDHARAHLGRWMRDERRPVDLMFQPSRAWIRHEPLGVVGVIAPWNYPLLLALGPTVDALAAGNRVMIKPSELTPAFGALLEAAVAERFDPAVLTAVNGGVDVAQAFSGLAFDHLVFTGSTRVGREVMRAAAENLTPVTLELGGKSPAVVAPDYPLDKAARSIAFGKFLNAGQTCIAPDYALVPAGQVRAFAEAVLDQARRAYPTLQDNPDYSGVISEGHRVRLREAVAAARAAGAEVLEHPDAAAEGGKIAPTLVLNPPTDGLLMQEEIFGPVLPVVGYETLDQALAFVAARPRPLALYGFTNQARTRDRILGAGLSGGVTLNGTMLHIAQNDLPFGGVGPSGLGAYHGPEGFKRFSHARAVYDAGPVNAFERLGPPWDGAAGRLARTVLRFLAR
- the arfB gene encoding alternative ribosome rescue aminoacyl-tRNA hydrolase ArfB — translated: MTTVIPEDELEFHFYRAGGPGGQNVNKVSTAVQMRFDVKNSPSLTEPVKARLMKLAGSRLTLEGVILITAVRHRTQERNRADAMERLQALVDEASIRPVFRVPTRPTKASKERRLKAKTSRASIKSGRGRPTLD